ATGCTATTTACTACCAGTAAATAAAAGTCAGGTTTATTGTAGACATTAACGAGAGCTCTTTGACGTGACATTGAGACACTGTGTCCTCTTCACTCTTTGGGACCAGATATCTAAGCACTTTGCTCTATagcaacatgtttgtttgggtCAAGTCAAGTCTGACTTTAAGGTATTAAGTAGTGAAGACTGCATATCAGCATGCCCGGGACACAGCTGGTATTTATGTGAGGGAATGGTTGCTATGTCGCTACTTTTGCCAAGGTCTGAAAACAACTTCTTGAACGTGGCTCTCGGGGTTTGACTTCTACGGCTTCTTGATGATCTCCTGATCCTTTAAGTGAGGAAATGTAACCTGAGGCTTAAACTGCATGCCAAGGTATTGGCGGCTGGAATCAGCGCGCTTGACCCATCGGTGTGGCTGAAAAGCTGGTGTGATAAGTGATGATGGCTCACTTGTATGAATTGGAAACCTCCTGGGTGGAGGGGCAAGGCTGCAGGCTTCTAAAGATTGTCTGCTGCTTTGCTCGTTTACCTTGACTTGCGCACCCTGTCAGGCTGGCTTAATTTAAATTGGACATATTACTGTGTCAGAGGCATTGATATGCCTTCATCCTTCTCTAACACAGACATCTGTTCATTAATATATAGCCGtgtataaattaattaaaaataggAAATAATGACCATGTCAAGCAAACGCTACAGAGAGATGGTctgagaaagtgaaagaaagagacagaggaggaacatAAATTATTTTCACTTTAGCTTTAACCTAAAAATTTAAAATGGGATTGTTTTGTATTTACCACctagagaaacagaaaaagagctCTGTTGTGGATCCTTAAGAATTGGgaatgagaacattttttttatattattattttttttaatatattactCTCACAGTCGCTACAGGTTTGGTGTTGTTCCTCTCGTGGCTGCCAAACCTTTCCGCGGCTTGGCTTTCTCTGGCATCAACAAGGCCACAGCTGCTGGACGCAGCAAAGCATGGTGGCAATGTTGCCAAATATAGTCATGCAATAGGCACTTTATAACAATAGGAAGGATTATCTGGTCCTGGAAGAATTCTGAAAGCCCCATGTGGACAattggacaaaataaaacattaactaGTTAAAGTCATCAAACTGTTAAACTATGTATCAAAAATACGAAATGCTGTgagatgagtaaaaaaaaactttgtttgtGCTTCACAGGTTCCGTAAACTGCAGACATGTCTGAGGGGTGAGTATCAGCCTCTAAGAAGCCATAATTATGTACACTATTTGTatgtcaaataataaaatatatgcatcttttgtcttctttttttttttttaccacatgtTGATGAAGACCAGTGAGTTCAAATTACTATTATAAGCActtattaattaatcaatacTGATTCAGAATTCtgcattttattctttaaaaagacaACTGAAAGCCTATATTAATGACAGCATTTCATGCATTCCTTTCTTTCTGACAGAGGAAGTCAAAATATTCAGCCACACGCCGGCTGCTCTTGAAGGTAGGTCTTGCAGACCCTTAGACGCTATGTGAAAAGTATTTAACAGTGTGTCATATGAACTGAGGGCTGCTTAAGTTTTTGTCCAAGCTTATTAACACCTTCCTATCTTACAGTCCAAACTGCTGAAGAAGGCAGCTTCTATGCTGGTGGCtgaaagtgaagaaaagaaacGCGAGAAGGAAAGAGTTGTGAATGAGTGCTACCCTCCGCTGAAGCTCTCAGGTCTGTCAGTCCAGGAGCTCCAGGTACTGACAAAGCAAATAATGCCAATCTAGTCATTACTATTTCACATCATCTTGAcatacttctttttctttccaggaaCTCTGCAAAGACCTGTATCGTAAAATTGATGTTGTAGATGAGGCGCGTTATGATATGGAGATGAAAgtagacaaaaatgaaaaagaggtACAGTAAAACTGAAACTTCTCCACATATAACACTAACATACCTTTACTGACCTAAACAATCTGCTATTGCTACATTTCTTTACTgtctaaacttaaccaagtatttttgtaGCCTTAACctaacaaaatatttttgttgcctaaacccaGCATCCTATTTTTGTTGCCAGCCTATCaggatgttgtgtgttttattgaatttttcttaaccctttaagccccacgaagtttgatgtttgtttatttgagtagtgtttgggctgtgtttgggtcatataaacacattttttacacattgtagcccagcttctgctgtttaatttgatataaaatataactatattctttcataattagtacAGTAGTGGCTCTctggttgttctgcatgtcttaagggttagggttagggttagggttaaaaaccccaaggtccctCCATTGGGGGGTtaaactgtcatgttttttgcaCAGATCCAGTCACTGAATCAGAAGATCATTGACTTGAAGGGCGTGAAGAGGCCCAACTTAAAGAGggtgaagaaaacaacagatgacATGCTGGGTGCATGCACCGACAATTCCAAACTCATGAAGGCTGATTTCAAGGTCAACCTCAAGACAGTGAAAAAGGAGGATGAAAAGGTAAAGTTATTGGCTGAGACAAAATCATCcgctaaaataaaaaagctgtgtAAAAGATAAATTAGAATCTATCTCCATCTTTGCAGAGGGAAGAAGTGACTGACTGGCGTAAGAACGTGGAGGCCATGTCTGGTATGGAAGGCAGGAAGAAGCTGTTTAACGCTGGACAGTAAAAAGCTTGTCTTTCCTAACATGAACCCTAAGTTTGCAATgttcaagtttttatttatttaatccctttatttcaaaatcaaattcaaGAGGGTTTTCATTACAGGATAATACTGACTTTGTAAAGAATAATGTCCATATAAACTTGTAAAAGATTAAATGAATGCACTTTTTTTGGATTATGCTGTGTTAAAATAGCGTTAATGTATACCACTGTATGCCATGATCGTATTAACACACATCGTATGGTATACAGTAACCTTTGCATAATGAAGTTGTGCTGAAGAAAAAGCTGATTAACTTTGTGAATTTGTCTTTAAAGTGCAGTATTTGTATTATACAGTTGATGGtgctgtctcactgtctgtaaTACAAGTGATGCTGATTAAACCATAACAACACGCCTGCCTGgtttctttgatttttcagaTTTCCAGATTACTTTCTATTCATCTAATCAAATTTATCAATtacaaataaagataaatgttaaTAATTGGAGTCAAGGTGGTCCACTGATCCTGTACTCTCAGTGTCAATGGGCGTATAGTTGTTAACCTTGTGTTGGGGGATGTAAAAGTGACATACAGTACACTTACAATCAGGGCACTGGAGGCTATTTTAGTTGACCACTCAGAGAAGGCAATAGGAGCCATACAATTTGACTTGAGTGTTCCTCTGGTCATTTAAAGACAGTCACTGCTCAAGTCAACAGGTTTTCTGCAAAGGTTGAAAAAAGGTATGTATATTTTCCTACAAATCTTTCAGTCAATCCTGTTGGAATTATCAGGAATAACCAAAAGATCAGCAGGAGCCTTCTTAGACTGGTGCAAATTGCATGCAAATTTACTGCAAATGTAAGACTGAATGCAGTTTGACCAAATATTGGTTATGACAGGACCAGAATGGGAAAAGTATTACTTAAAAAGAATTTActtaaaatgtatgcatttttttgcaaaaaaaaaaaagtcattcaatGAAATTTGCATATTAGAGTTTTAAATTTGCAATGAAACAATTCCTTTTGATAATCTTAATAAATTCATATCAAAAATGATTCTATTATGAAAGCCAATACACTTGTTTTGTTCcatacatttgtcttttttgacaaaaacaatttctttaaaatggATCGATGCCAACTGGGATTAAAATAGGTATATGACTCAGACTGCAGCACTCAAGCGTGAAGTGTTGCTAATTTAAAGGCTTAATGTTGGTATGTTACCATACGAGGTCTGGATGACTGTTCCTGGGCTCAACAAGAGGGGAATAAACAGCTTGCACAGTTGCAGAAAAATACACTGATTCAGAAGGTGATTAAATATTAGTTCATTTAAAGAAACTGAGAATATTTATAGTGCTGCATGTGTGCAAcgagatgtgtttctgtgtgatgaaTTTCTTTGACTTTGGTATgacttatttcatttttacagataAAAGCCAGCCATGTCTGAGGCgtaagtttttttaaaaattctattACGTAAATCAGTATTTGTAAAACAGAGTACAGAGTTTGGATCTTTATCATGCTGATACTGACTTTCATCCTATTTCTTATTCTTTTCCACATTGCAATGTCCACCACAGACCGGTAAGTTATCTATATAACTAGTGTAGCTTATCTAAAGACATTCTTCATCTAGATACATTATGTTTTAACATTATACATTTTGTCTACTGCtttttttgcagagaaaatCTAAGATCTCTGCGTCACGCAGACTGGCACTGAAGGTATTGTCTTCTCTGTTGAATCaaattttgtgacattttcatgccATCCACAGCTTTAGAAAATAACATGTGATCTGTGCCAAATTAAGAAGTTAATCACTCGGGCCTTTCAATCCATTTAGACGAAGATGCTGAAAACTGCAGCTGTGATGTTGGAGAAAGacaaggaggaaaagaaacaggagagagaagctGCGCTGAGTGAGAGAGTCCCTCCACTTCAGCTGTCTGGTTTGTCCCTGCAGGATCTTCAGGTATGTGCAGGTCACTGCACGAGCTGCAAATCATTCAGTCATCCCTCTGATCCTATATAGATGCCGGTCATACAGCATGTTCGTATGCAGTAGGTACATTGGAGGACAGATATCTCGTTGTCTATATTTCATATGTTCGACATTTGGCTGACACAGCAACCCTCAAATCACAAATTACACATAATACACATAAATATCAACGCATGTACACATTAACTGTTTCACATATTAAATGCATACTAATTAACCAGTAATAGTGAGTGAAACTACCCACACTGTAGTTGTAAAATATATAGTGCTGAGTTAGAGATCCGTAACTGTGCAGCAAGCCAAAGGACTGCAGATTTTTCTCAGTACTTTGttcaataaatataatatgGTTCTCTTTCTGTCCCCAGGCTCTGTGCAAAGAACTGCACCATAAGATTGATGTGGTAGATGAAGATCGCTATGACATTGAGGCCAAAGTGTCCAAAAATAACAAGGAGGTcaatatttattcacattaattTGATCTACATGTGGATTCAACGATCAAGAATGAATCTTATTAGATCATATCTATTGTTATTTAAGAGTTGACAGTTTTTTGCTGatgttttaatcatatttttgGCCTTGCACAACTGCATACTTACTGTCATGTTAAATGGTTTCCTGCAGATTGAAAATCTGTCTCAGAAGATCTTTGAGCTTAAGGGTAAAATGAAGAGACCTGCTCTCAAGAGGGTGAAGATTTCAGCTGATGCAATGTTGGGAGCTCTGCTGGGTGCCAAAGTTAAAGAATCTGTGGACTTCAAGGTCAACCTCAAGACAgtgaagaaagaagaggagaaggtaAGTGTGGCAACTACAACGAaagatttattaattttattacTCAAAATTGTCAGGCTGGGTTGACGGCTTGGTTCTAAACTCAGATTAGGTTTGCATTCTGGCtcactgctgatgtgtttgtgggGTTATTTTGTGAATGAATGGTATCACTAAGAACAATTTTCTTCTTCAGAAAGAGGAGGTGACTGACTGGCGTAAGAACGTGGAGGCCATGTCTGGCATGGAGGGCAGGAAGAAGCTGTTTGATGCCGGACAGTAGACTTTACATTTATGGACAATATGAATGCTACTTTAAAGTGGGAAAGAATAGAGAGGAAAATTAAGCTAATGTCACTGCTCACAATAGTAAGTAGACAGTGCACATGTGAGAGTGTGTACAGACTTCTGCAATATGCTAAAATATCTTGAACATAATTGAGCTTAActctcttgttgttttgtggtgtCGGCACTttaaaaaattcacatttttaattgtcTACACTTTCCTATAAAGCATATAGTGCAATTTACTCTACTAGATATTGAAATGCATAGTAAACACTGCTTTTTGTCATGATAATAAATACTTGTGATCAACACAGAAAACTGATGCTACTACTTTATTATCCGAGTTGCCTCATGTTACAGATTGGGACACACCATCGGCCAGATGGTAGTGATGATTTGAGGACTTGGCAGCTGTGAACAAAGTAGTTAAATCATCTTTGTATTGTAAATCAAAGCAGACGTAACATTCATATTAAGATCTGTGaacatccaaaaataaaagaggtCGCAGGTTCAGGGCTGCAGTAAACCTTCAGTACAGCAACAAGGGAGCTGCCGGAGCACAGTGCCAGTCAACTTTACTACTACTGCCGAAGtagtaaaaagtaaagaaataatTAGAACTGAAACAGTAAGTTGACCAACTGATGGAGAAAATTCATTGACAAAATTTAActgttgaacatttttcaaCCAATAGCCTAAAATGATTCTAGAAGTGATGCTTTTCTTGTCTATGatgaagaaaattaaatatctttggATATAGGACCAAGACATGCTATTTGAAGACACTGAGGCTCTGGGAACTTGAGATGgggatttttaatattttctaatATCTAAGAACATAACTTGCAGCCCAAGCCTTAATAATAAACTTCATCCAGTGTGTTAAAAACACCTTCAAGCACAATGACCCTGGTGAgatgtcaaacatttaactGTGGGTCTACTATGTTGTTTCAGTCATTCAACGAaaaagttagttagttagtccCTTGGGGTGGTTGTGGTTCAGGGGGTAGAGTCGTCCAATAATCGGAGTTAAGGTGGTTCAATGCCCATCAATGTGCGTGTGAATGAGGCCAGTGCTGTTAAGCGCTTTGAGTGGCTGTGCAACATATGTTCAAGTTGACTTTTCATCCATTTCACACTTCTAACAATTATACACAACAATGATGATGCACGAATTATACAGAAATTTGGTGAGGAAGAGATAAAAGTTTGAAATAGTCAAAGCAAGTATCACTTGAGGAAACATAAGGTGTTATGTGGAGATTTGTTAAGTGTGAAAAAATGACCCATGATGATATCATAGTGTTGTCTGTAGGGTTATCTCGGTTTGGCTGTGGTATCAACTTACTTCTAACCAAAAGTCTATGTTACCTTGTAGAGATATAAGCAAGTGTTCAAACTATACTGTTTTTAATCGGAGGATTCAGAGAATTACCCAAAGAATTCTGTGAATTTCTGCAGTGACAATTACGGTCCTTTGTTGAAAAGAACTGCAGTTGGCAAGATGGCTGCAAAGTTAACATTGTCTCCATTCTGTCAATTCTCTCCATCCTTTCGATATTGTGTCACTGTgcagtatataaatatattgcagtataacaaataaatgctgtttatttttctctgagctTTTCCCATGACTAACTTGATATCTCAGACGCCTCTGcatcatttttgacatttctttctgATCTAAACTGAGTATCCCACCTTAATGGAAGTGCGAAATTAAATCGCTTGAAATCctttaaaataaaccacagaAGTAATCTGAAAGCGGAACTTGACCTCAGGTACTCTACTTGTACTATTCTTGTTTAAATGTTCCCTGCCGACCTATCCTTACATGAGGGCAGGAGTTGCAACCTTTTGATGGGCTGAATATTTGGACTC
This sequence is a window from Acanthopagrus latus isolate v.2019 chromosome 8, fAcaLat1.1, whole genome shotgun sequence. Protein-coding genes within it:
- the tnni4b.2 gene encoding troponin I4b, tandem duplicate 2, which produces MSEAPRKSKISASRRLALKTKMLKTAAVMLEKDKEEKKQEREAALSERVPPLQLSGLSLQDLQALCKELHHKIDVVDEDRYDIEAKVSKNNKEIENLSQKIFELKGKMKRPALKRVKISADAMLGALLGAKVKESVDFKVNLKTVKKEEEKKEEVTDWRKNVEAMSGMEGRKKLFDAGQ
- the LOC119023928 gene encoding troponin I, slow skeletal muscle-like, with protein sequence MSEGPRKSKYSATRRLLLKSKLLKKAASMLVAESEEKKREKERVVNECYPPLKLSGLSVQELQELCKDLYRKIDVVDEARYDMEMKVDKNEKEIQSLNQKIIDLKGVKRPNLKRVKKTTDDMLGACTDNSKLMKADFKVNLKTVKKEDEKREEVTDWRKNVEAMSGMEGRKKLFNAGQ